A genomic segment from Polyangium mundeleinium encodes:
- a CDS encoding pyridoxal phosphate-dependent aminotransferase, with protein MAPAPFTRRTDWDRTENPLTTLLAAAARSGRELIDLTESNPTRAGIVDTTPLVALLGHPRGATYAPLPLGHPKARAAVAASFHERGLPAREDRVVLSASTSEAYTWLFKLLCERGDRVLVPAPSYPLFEFLARLEDVELATYPLLREEGFRIDLGALDRAAEVAQGHARAIVLVHPNNPTGTFVRRDEAIEVGRIAARHGMALIVDEVFAEYPHGALPADRLPSFAGEREALTFVLGGLSKSLLLPQCKLGWTLVYGPDALCDEAIARLELVADTYLSASTPVQLALPELLAARASVQGPVRARTAENLAALDRALVAAGEDAAVRRLPTDGGWYAILEVPRTRDEDAWVETLVREHGIVVHPGYFFDMEREGFLVVSLLPRPEIFARAIEIVVTSVAKG; from the coding sequence ATGGCCCCCGCCCCCTTCACCCGACGAACCGACTGGGATCGCACCGAAAATCCGCTGACCACCCTGCTCGCCGCCGCCGCGCGCTCGGGCCGCGAGCTCATCGACCTCACGGAGTCAAACCCCACGCGCGCCGGGATCGTCGACACCACGCCGCTCGTCGCCCTGCTCGGCCATCCCCGCGGCGCGACGTACGCGCCGCTTCCGCTCGGCCACCCGAAGGCCCGCGCGGCCGTCGCCGCCTCCTTCCACGAGCGCGGCCTGCCTGCCCGCGAGGACCGCGTCGTCCTCAGCGCGAGCACCAGCGAGGCGTACACGTGGCTCTTCAAGCTGCTCTGCGAGCGCGGCGATCGGGTGCTCGTCCCGGCGCCCTCGTACCCGCTCTTCGAGTTCCTCGCCCGGCTCGAAGACGTCGAGCTCGCCACGTACCCGCTCCTCCGCGAGGAAGGTTTTCGTATCGATCTCGGCGCGCTCGATCGTGCTGCCGAAGTGGCGCAGGGCCACGCGCGCGCGATCGTCCTCGTGCACCCGAACAACCCCACCGGCACGTTCGTGCGTCGCGACGAGGCGATCGAGGTCGGAAGGATCGCCGCGCGTCACGGCATGGCCCTCATCGTGGACGAGGTCTTCGCCGAGTATCCGCACGGCGCCTTGCCCGCGGATCGGCTCCCGAGCTTCGCGGGCGAGCGCGAGGCGCTCACGTTCGTGCTCGGTGGCCTCTCGAAGAGCCTGCTTTTGCCGCAATGCAAGCTCGGCTGGACGCTCGTCTACGGCCCCGACGCGCTTTGTGACGAGGCGATCGCGCGGCTCGAGCTCGTCGCGGACACCTACCTCTCGGCGTCGACGCCGGTGCAGCTCGCGCTGCCGGAGCTGCTCGCCGCGCGCGCCTCGGTGCAAGGGCCCGTCCGCGCGCGAACCGCGGAAAACCTCGCGGCGCTCGATCGCGCGCTCGTGGCCGCGGGCGAGGACGCTGCGGTCCGGCGCCTGCCCACGGACGGCGGCTGGTACGCGATCCTCGAAGTGCCGCGGACGCGCGACGAGGACGCTTGGGTCGAAACGCTCGTGCGTGAGCACGGCATCGTCGTGCATCCGGGGTATTTCTTCGACATGGAGCGCGAGGGGTTTCTCGTGGTCAGCTTGCTGCCTCGCCCCGAGATCTTCGCGCGGGCGATCGAGATCGTCGTCACGTCCGTCGCGAAAGGTTGA
- a CDS encoding flavin-containing monooxygenase — protein sequence MREETEVIVVGAGPSGLSVGACLRSRGISFEILERSAEVGSSWRNHYERLHLHTVQRFSSLPGMPWPAGTPTYPSRAQMVAYLDAYAHDFELTPLFGEDVRSARRVDGGFVLRTEANEYQSRALVVATGYNRVPNVPTWPGDASFGGPILHSSRYKNGDPWRGKRVLVVGAGNSGAEIALDLWEHGAKPSLSVRGPVHVVPRDLTGVPSQISSLFLFSRLPPKIADAISLFALDRMLGDLTPYGFTRPKLGPISQVVLKKRIPLIDVGTLELVKQGQIDVVKDVRSFSPGEVHFVDETTRPFDAVVLATGYRTGISEYFEDAEGWLDERGYPRYFGEPVPGAPGLFFIGFRNPLTGALHDIAIEAERVAEHLAGEKR from the coding sequence ATGCGCGAAGAGACCGAAGTCATCGTCGTCGGCGCCGGTCCGTCGGGGCTCTCCGTCGGGGCGTGCTTGCGGTCCCGCGGCATCTCGTTCGAGATCCTCGAGCGATCGGCCGAGGTCGGATCGTCCTGGCGGAACCATTACGAGCGGCTGCACCTGCACACCGTGCAGCGCTTTTCATCATTGCCGGGCATGCCATGGCCTGCCGGCACGCCGACCTACCCGTCGCGGGCGCAGATGGTCGCGTACCTCGACGCGTACGCCCACGACTTCGAATTGACGCCGCTCTTCGGCGAGGACGTCCGCTCGGCGCGGCGCGTGGACGGGGGGTTCGTCCTCCGCACCGAGGCGAACGAGTACCAGTCGCGCGCGCTCGTGGTGGCCACGGGGTACAACCGCGTCCCCAACGTCCCGACGTGGCCGGGCGACGCCTCGTTCGGCGGACCGATCCTGCACAGCTCCCGCTACAAGAACGGCGATCCTTGGCGCGGAAAGCGGGTCCTCGTCGTGGGCGCGGGCAACTCCGGCGCGGAGATCGCGCTCGACCTCTGGGAGCACGGCGCCAAGCCTTCCCTTTCGGTCCGCGGCCCCGTGCACGTCGTGCCGCGGGATCTGACGGGCGTCCCCTCGCAGATCAGCTCGCTCTTCCTGTTTTCGCGCCTGCCGCCCAAGATCGCCGACGCGATCTCGCTTTTCGCCCTCGATCGGATGCTCGGGGACCTCACGCCGTACGGCTTCACGCGCCCCAAGCTCGGCCCGATCTCGCAGGTCGTCCTCAAAAAGCGCATCCCGCTCATCGACGTGGGCACGCTGGAGCTCGTCAAGCAAGGGCAGATCGACGTGGTGAAGGACGTGCGCTCCTTCAGCCCTGGCGAGGTGCACTTCGTCGACGAGACCACGCGCCCTTTCGACGCGGTCGTCCTCGCGACGGGGTATCGGACCGGGATCTCCGAGTATTTCGAGGACGCGGAGGGGTGGCTCGACGAACGGGGGTATCCTCGTTATTTCGGTGAGCCGGTGCCGGGGGCGCCGGGGCTCTTTTTCATCGGCTTCCGGAACCCGCTCACCGGCGCGCTGCACGACATCGCGATCGAGGCCGAGCGCGTCGCGGAGCACCTCGCGGGGGAGAAACGTTGA
- a CDS encoding ABC transporter permease: MKLAALVRLVRRDLARARRALAGSAFGITAGTATLVFFLALGLGVRAVLLGEVFPIDRIELEPPKAKDPGLLGLLLGGGGEPPGISPDDVAKLAALPGASRVRPKLSLAFPASARGGREILGHDVGAGELPGDGIDPALAANDVKPGLFVDPLDTPGPACTDDAACTGGAYCERATDAAEGRCSAPVPAIVSRYLVEIFDKSIAPAHGFPAVGETLLGRAQGITFTIRLGESLLGRAKQGSPRTIKARIVGISGSATDLGLTFPLGVVRRWNREFGGERAAERYSSAVVEASSGAEVAGVIDAGARMGLSPKDTRARDVSVLVSGVMALLSLVAGVVLVVSASSITQTFRALVLERRAEIALYRAVGATAGEIGAWTVSLAAVVGFFAGAAGLLVARILAFLADWAAAEKLPDFPFKPDTFFAFPWWLWLLGMGFSILFSVLGAIGPARAAAKVDPARALAGS; encoded by the coding sequence ATGAAGCTCGCCGCCCTGGTCCGCCTCGTGCGCCGCGACCTCGCCCGTGCGCGCCGCGCGCTCGCCGGCAGCGCCTTTGGCATCACCGCGGGCACGGCCACGCTCGTGTTTTTCCTCGCCCTCGGCCTCGGCGTGCGCGCCGTCTTGCTCGGCGAGGTCTTTCCCATCGATCGGATCGAGCTCGAACCACCGAAGGCCAAGGATCCGGGCCTGCTCGGCTTGCTCCTCGGCGGCGGCGGCGAGCCCCCGGGCATCTCGCCCGACGACGTCGCCAAGCTCGCCGCGCTCCCTGGCGCCTCGCGTGTCCGCCCCAAGCTCTCCCTCGCCTTCCCCGCGAGCGCGCGCGGTGGCCGCGAGATCCTCGGCCATGACGTTGGCGCCGGCGAGCTGCCCGGTGACGGCATCGATCCCGCGCTCGCCGCGAACGACGTGAAGCCCGGCCTCTTCGTGGATCCGCTCGACACGCCCGGACCCGCCTGCACCGACGACGCCGCCTGCACCGGGGGCGCCTACTGCGAGCGCGCAACAGACGCCGCGGAGGGCCGTTGCTCCGCGCCCGTGCCCGCGATCGTCAGCCGTTACCTCGTCGAGATCTTCGACAAGAGCATCGCGCCTGCGCACGGCTTTCCGGCCGTCGGCGAGACGCTCCTCGGCCGCGCGCAGGGCATCACCTTCACGATTCGCCTCGGCGAGAGCCTGCTCGGCCGCGCCAAGCAGGGCAGCCCTCGCACCATCAAGGCGCGCATCGTGGGCATCTCGGGCAGCGCCACCGACCTCGGCCTCACGTTCCCGCTCGGCGTCGTGCGCCGCTGGAACCGCGAGTTCGGCGGCGAACGCGCGGCCGAGCGGTATTCGAGCGCCGTCGTGGAGGCGAGCTCCGGCGCCGAGGTCGCGGGCGTCATCGATGCCGGCGCGCGCATGGGGTTGTCCCCGAAGGACACACGCGCGCGGGACGTGAGCGTCCTCGTCTCCGGCGTCATGGCCTTGCTCTCGCTCGTCGCGGGTGTCGTCCTCGTCGTCAGCGCGTCGAGCATCACGCAGACCTTCCGCGCCCTCGTCCTCGAGCGTCGCGCCGAGATCGCCCTCTACCGCGCGGTCGGCGCCACGGCGGGCGAGATCGGCGCCTGGACGGTCTCGCTCGCGGCCGTCGTGGGCTTCTTCGCGGGCGCCGCGGGCCTCCTCGTCGCGCGGATCCTTGCGTTCCTCGCCGACTGGGCCGCGGCCGAGAAGCTCCCGGACTTCCCCTTCAAGCCCGACACCTTCTTCGCGTTCCCGTGGTGGCTCTGGCTCCTCGGAATGGGCTTTTCCATCCTGTTTTCGGTCCTCGGCGCCATCGGCCCTGCGCGGGCCGCCGCGAAGGTCGACCCGGCGCGGGCGCTCGCCGGCAGCTAG
- a CDS encoding ABC transporter ATP-binding protein translates to MKVAAIRTRGLGRVHDGGRDARRALVDVEIVIEEGEFVCVLGPSGSGKSTLLAVIGGLDRGYEGQVELYGQDLGRMSDAALARLRGERIGFVFQHFHLLHHLTVIENITTPALFDPRGDEHACLARAKQLLERLGLADRAGDTPAELSGGQRQRVAIARALLRKPKLLLCDEPTGNLDADTGARIIELFEELHREEGLTIVAVTHEERLARAATRILRLHEGRVDTSNEVPA, encoded by the coding sequence GTGAAGGTCGCGGCCATCCGCACCCGCGGCCTCGGCCGTGTCCACGACGGCGGCCGTGACGCGCGCCGGGCCCTCGTGGACGTGGAGATCGTCATCGAAGAGGGCGAGTTCGTTTGTGTTCTCGGCCCGAGCGGATCGGGCAAAAGCACCTTGCTCGCCGTGATCGGCGGGCTCGATCGTGGCTACGAAGGGCAGGTCGAGCTCTACGGGCAGGACCTCGGCCGCATGAGCGATGCCGCCCTCGCGCGGCTGCGCGGCGAGCGCATCGGCTTCGTCTTCCAGCACTTTCACCTGCTGCATCACCTCACCGTGATCGAGAACATCACGACGCCCGCGCTCTTCGATCCGCGCGGCGACGAACACGCGTGCCTCGCCCGCGCGAAACAGCTCCTCGAACGGCTCGGCCTCGCCGATCGTGCCGGCGACACCCCCGCCGAGCTCTCGGGTGGACAGCGACAACGCGTCGCGATCGCGCGCGCGCTCCTCCGCAAACCCAAGCTCCTCCTTTGCGACGAGCCCACCGGCAACCTCGACGCCGACACGGGCGCGCGCATCATCGAGCTCTTCGAGGAGCTCCACCGCGAAGAGGGCCTCACGATCGTGGCCGTCACGCACGAAGAGCGCCTCGCGCGCGCCGCGACCCGCATCCTCCGCCTGCACGAGGGCCGCGTGGACACCTCGAACGAGGTGCCCGCATGA
- a CDS encoding Rieske 2Fe-2S domain-containing protein: MAGLDHWHPVLFADALGSKPAPVRVCDHELVLFRASNGKATLGALADVCPHRGMRLSEGRVEGGRLVCPYHGWSFAPDGEGRCPATPAARPCADAFDVIERFGLIWIKRRESPVVFPTIDVSGYHLIGKTRHRAEAPLEVTLDNFIEVEHTPEVHALLGYPRERMPEITCEVTSTDTSVRVVNEGPQKALPRPLYSLLQIEPGDTFVDDWTTWFSPVYTVYDQYWFDPATRQRRPNALRIVVFFVPVTAERTDIFALSYALAAPWERYGLNAFTYLLTRAFVVMELRRDVTLLGKLADKRPELRGRTLSRFDKPLGLARKRIETIYRGRS; this comes from the coding sequence ATGGCCGGGCTCGATCACTGGCATCCGGTGCTCTTCGCCGACGCGCTTGGGTCGAAGCCCGCGCCCGTCCGCGTCTGTGATCACGAGCTCGTCCTGTTTCGCGCCTCGAATGGGAAAGCGACCCTCGGCGCGCTCGCCGACGTGTGCCCGCACCGCGGCATGCGCCTCAGCGAGGGGCGCGTGGAGGGCGGGCGGCTGGTTTGTCCCTATCATGGCTGGTCCTTCGCGCCGGACGGCGAGGGAAGGTGCCCGGCCACGCCCGCGGCGCGTCCCTGCGCCGACGCCTTCGACGTGATCGAGCGATTCGGCCTGATCTGGATCAAGCGCCGCGAATCTCCGGTCGTGTTCCCCACGATCGACGTGAGCGGCTATCACCTCATCGGCAAAACGCGGCACCGGGCGGAGGCGCCGCTCGAGGTCACGCTCGACAATTTCATCGAGGTCGAGCACACGCCCGAGGTCCACGCGCTGCTTGGGTATCCACGCGAGCGCATGCCGGAGATCACGTGCGAGGTGACGAGCACGGACACGAGCGTTCGCGTCGTCAACGAGGGCCCGCAAAAGGCGCTCCCGCGGCCGTTGTATTCGCTGCTCCAGATCGAGCCCGGGGATACCTTCGTGGACGACTGGACCACGTGGTTCTCGCCGGTCTACACGGTCTACGACCAATACTGGTTCGACCCAGCGACGCGGCAGCGGCGGCCGAATGCCCTGCGGATCGTGGTCTTTTTCGTGCCCGTCACGGCCGAACGGACGGACATCTTCGCGCTCTCGTACGCGCTCGCGGCGCCGTGGGAGCGGTACGGGCTCAATGCCTTCACGTATCTCCTGACGCGTGCGTTCGTGGTGATGGAGCTGCGGCGCGACGTCACGCTTCTCGGCAAACTCGCGGACAAACGGCCCGAGCTCCGCGGCCGGACCTTGAGCCGCTTCGACAAACCGCTCGGGCTCGCGCGAAAGCGCATCGAGACGATCTACCGCGGCCGTAGCTAG
- a CDS encoding chalcone isomerase family protein: protein MQLRRRQLPLFLSILAALFLFGGSAFAEDWKLTGSGIRVKTVVLVDVNVYQISHFIKGAVEKSKKAVIDADIDKKFEWSMKRDVDHEKVVQTLRDAFAMNGYADKGKIDKFLAAFSRELKENSKISIVYDAAKKTTTVSVGGGGSASVEGVDFMKGVWSIWFGKIDQPKLGDALISKL, encoded by the coding sequence ATGCAACTTCGTAGGCGACAGCTTCCCCTCTTCCTCTCGATCCTCGCGGCTCTCTTCCTGTTCGGCGGGAGCGCCTTCGCCGAGGACTGGAAACTCACGGGCAGCGGGATCCGGGTCAAGACCGTGGTCCTCGTCGACGTGAACGTCTACCAGATCTCGCACTTCATCAAGGGCGCGGTCGAGAAGTCGAAGAAGGCCGTGATCGACGCGGACATCGACAAGAAGTTCGAGTGGTCGATGAAGCGCGACGTGGATCACGAGAAGGTCGTGCAGACGCTGCGCGACGCGTTCGCGATGAACGGCTACGCGGACAAGGGCAAGATCGACAAGTTCCTCGCCGCCTTCTCCCGCGAGCTCAAGGAGAACTCCAAGATCTCGATCGTCTACGACGCCGCGAAGAAGACCACGACGGTCAGCGTGGGCGGCGGCGGCAGCGCGTCGGTCGAGGGCGTCGACTTCATGAAGGGCGTCTGGAGCATCTGGTTCGGCAAGATCGACCAGCCGAAGCTCGGCGACGCGCTCATCAGCAAGCTGTGA
- a CDS encoding ferritin-like domain-containing protein produces MTKNRESGPLRRPTSWWLGMLRKRAERMYEEKLDLGEPIVWASEAERQAAIAFFNAAFRAEESGLRQAHELADEIATWDPELAECLRLYGDEEGWHRALLTEFLAYLGGEVRPMGRVTGTFYRLYGRAKRIETIVLTNLMFETIGSTTYRLALRRARHPAVRHMLTILTRDESFHVPLNVHFLRETLARNPGTSRLRLQVIHDVLYVALLLSSYASRRRAEAFDHIPFRVLCRAYAEHLARLFVKEDDLRLRPPRLLLWLFGFTDEALREAEDTSAVSVRAAEAAVDRERVVVSAL; encoded by the coding sequence ATGACGAAGAACAGGGAGAGCGGCCCGCTGCGGCGCCCCACCTCGTGGTGGCTCGGCATGTTGCGCAAGCGGGCCGAGCGCATGTACGAGGAGAAGCTCGATCTCGGGGAGCCCATCGTGTGGGCCTCCGAGGCCGAGCGGCAGGCGGCCATCGCCTTCTTCAACGCGGCCTTCCGCGCCGAGGAGTCGGGCCTGCGCCAGGCCCACGAGCTCGCCGACGAGATCGCCACGTGGGACCCCGAGCTCGCCGAGTGCCTGCGCCTCTACGGCGACGAAGAGGGCTGGCATCGCGCGCTGCTCACCGAGTTCCTCGCCTACCTCGGCGGCGAGGTCCGCCCCATGGGCCGCGTCACCGGCACCTTTTATCGCCTCTACGGCCGGGCCAAGCGGATCGAGACGATCGTCCTCACGAACCTCATGTTCGAGACCATCGGCTCGACGACCTACCGCCTCGCCTTGCGCCGCGCGCGCCACCCGGCCGTGCGCCACATGCTCACGATCCTCACGCGCGACGAGTCCTTCCACGTCCCGCTGAACGTCCACTTCCTCCGCGAGACCCTCGCGCGAAACCCCGGCACCTCGCGCCTGCGCCTGCAGGTGATTCACGACGTGCTCTACGTCGCCCTCTTGCTCTCGTCCTACGCGAGCCGCCGCCGGGCCGAGGCCTTTGATCACATCCCGTTCCGCGTCCTCTGCCGCGCCTACGCCGAGCACCTCGCGCGCCTCTTCGTGAAGGAGGACGATCTCCGCCTGCGGCCGCCGCGCCTCCTGCTCTGGCTCTTCGGCTTCACGGACGAAGCGCTCCGCGAGGCCGAGGACACGTCGGCCGTGAGCGTACGCGCCGCCGAGGCCGCCGTGGATCGCGAGCGCGTCGTGGTCTCGGCGTTGTGA
- a CDS encoding alpha-amylase family glycosyl hydrolase has product MILGDTSVHSPALYEIFARMWLYDLGRVKGARVTLADVPDEELDRLARLGFDYVYLMGVWTLGEVGPKIAREMPSLHAEYERALPDLEPADVIGSPFAVARYAVDPSLGGDQALAVLREKLRARGIGLLLDFVPNHLARDHHWITERPELFVREANGQIACGKDPYFPPWTDTAQLDFRAAETRQASIEALLDVASRCDGVRCDMAMLVLSDVFRRTWAHAQRAEGTREAEGEFWADAIDAVRERYPNFVLLAEAYWDLEWRLQTLGFDYTYDKSMYDQLLHGSARAVRGHLSGSFDYQARSARFLENHDEPRIASALPPDRRKAATVLLGTAPGMRFFHDGQLEGRKVRAPVQLARRADERVDEASLAFHHALLDAMKLDVLRRGRFAMLPPRAAGPGSTSFESFVAYRWDARTSAVVVVVNLGPSRGHCKLTLDLAGIAGRQVRLVDRIGGEEYRRSGDELLDDRRGLYVELPAYGAHLFEVKKRESMGAFVPPPDSPRR; this is encoded by the coding sequence ATGATCCTTGGTGATACGAGCGTCCACAGCCCGGCCCTCTACGAGATTTTCGCGCGCATGTGGCTCTACGATCTCGGACGCGTGAAGGGCGCGCGCGTCACGCTCGCGGACGTGCCCGACGAGGAGCTCGATCGGCTCGCGCGGCTCGGCTTTGATTACGTGTACCTGATGGGCGTGTGGACCCTCGGCGAGGTGGGGCCGAAGATCGCGCGGGAGATGCCGTCGCTCCACGCCGAATACGAGCGGGCGCTGCCCGATCTCGAGCCGGCGGACGTGATCGGCTCGCCGTTCGCGGTGGCGCGGTACGCGGTCGATCCTTCGCTCGGCGGGGACCAGGCGCTCGCCGTGCTGCGGGAGAAACTTCGGGCGCGTGGAATCGGGCTCCTGCTCGATTTCGTGCCGAACCACCTGGCGCGGGATCACCACTGGATCACGGAGCGACCGGAGCTCTTCGTGCGGGAGGCGAACGGGCAGATCGCCTGCGGGAAGGATCCTTATTTCCCTCCGTGGACCGACACGGCGCAGCTCGATTTCCGCGCGGCCGAGACGCGGCAGGCGTCGATCGAGGCGCTGCTCGACGTCGCCTCGCGTTGCGACGGCGTGCGGTGCGACATGGCGATGCTCGTGCTCTCGGACGTGTTTCGGCGGACGTGGGCCCATGCGCAGCGGGCCGAGGGGACGCGGGAAGCCGAAGGCGAGTTCTGGGCCGACGCGATCGACGCCGTACGGGAGCGATATCCGAATTTCGTGCTGCTCGCCGAGGCGTACTGGGATCTCGAATGGCGGCTGCAGACACTCGGATTCGATTATACCTACGACAAGAGCATGTACGACCAGCTCCTGCACGGCTCAGCGCGCGCGGTGCGCGGGCACCTCTCCGGGTCGTTCGATTACCAGGCGCGCTCGGCGCGATTCTTGGAAAACCACGACGAGCCACGGATCGCGTCCGCGCTGCCGCCCGATCGGCGCAAGGCGGCGACGGTGCTGCTCGGGACCGCACCGGGGATGCGGTTTTTCCACGACGGGCAACTCGAAGGGCGAAAGGTCCGGGCGCCGGTGCAGCTCGCGCGGCGCGCGGACGAACGCGTGGACGAGGCGAGCCTCGCGTTTCACCACGCGCTGCTCGATGCGATGAAGCTCGACGTCCTCCGGCGCGGGCGCTTTGCGATGTTACCGCCGCGCGCCGCGGGGCCGGGGAGCACGAGCTTCGAATCGTTCGTCGCGTATCGCTGGGATGCGCGGACGAGCGCCGTGGTCGTCGTGGTGAACCTCGGCCCGTCCCGCGGGCATTGCAAGCTGACGCTGGATCTGGCGGGGATCGCGGGGAGGCAGGTGCGGCTCGTCGACCGCATCGGGGGCGAGGAATACCGGCGCAGCGGGGACGAGCTGCTCGACGATCGGCGAGGGCTCTACGTGGAGCTGCCGGCGTACGGCGCGCATCTGTTCGAGGTCAAAAAGAGGGAATCGATGGGCGCGTTCGTCCCGCCGCCCGACTCGCCCCGGCGGTAG
- a CDS encoding MoaD/ThiS family protein, whose translation MVTIELYGVARLRAGRAAIEVAACSLGEALAALGVACPALEPLIVAGGRLAPGWLVALNGAQITADPEMALGEGDVVVLVSADAGG comes from the coding sequence GTGGTGACCATCGAGCTTTACGGCGTGGCTCGTCTGCGCGCTGGACGCGCGGCGATCGAGGTCGCCGCGTGCTCGCTCGGCGAAGCGCTCGCCGCCCTGGGCGTCGCGTGCCCAGCGCTCGAGCCCCTCATCGTCGCGGGCGGACGCCTCGCGCCGGGCTGGCTCGTGGCTCTCAATGGGGCGCAGATCACGGCCGATCCGGAGATGGCGCTCGGCGAAGGGGACGTCGTGGTGCTGGTGTCCGCGGACGCAGGCGGTTAG
- a CDS encoding aldehyde ferredoxin oxidoreductase family protein produces the protein MGRGGFFERYLRVDLGRRTAEHVPLDEATRRAVVGGVGLGALLLTRETKPRFDPLGPEAALVLAFGPLVGTPLTTSAKLAFVAKSPLTGRISDGLSSSSFAIAGKRAGVDAIVIVGEAAEPSIVLIDEEGAEVVPCPDLWGRDFQISEASERLGKEYPEHRFAVIGVAGERLVRYAGIANEGRHAGRGGLGAVLGAKRVKAIGVRGSRAVPLADAEATLRIAKDLARRSLGPATEKYRSLGTVANLSTFNRLAALPTRNFQASTFEEARRIEGEVLHETRERGRGSCKNCTIGCEHFYEVRPGQRPVKMEYENLFALGPLCGIGDPEVVLRASSACDELGIDTISSGGTIAFAMECAERGLFPAGPLAEEARDLRFGACERMLALLGDIARRRTALGDLLAEGSRRAAEMLGGDAPSFAPHVKGMEIPGYEPRALQTMALGFAVGTRGADHNRSGAYEADFSGKVNRFEASEESAAHAVAAEDRAAVMDALILCKFLRRAMENFFGEAAEMLRAVTGLPFEAEELERAGGRITLVRRLFNEREGWTPAEDTLPARFFEEKLPGGAAKGAGIDREGFARSIKAYHARRGLDEQGYVPADIAQEMASLLGGRKR, from the coding sequence ATGGGGCGCGGCGGTTTCTTCGAGCGATATCTGCGCGTCGACCTCGGCCGCCGGACCGCAGAACACGTGCCGCTCGACGAGGCGACGCGGCGCGCCGTCGTCGGCGGGGTCGGGCTCGGCGCGCTGCTCCTCACGCGCGAGACGAAGCCGCGCTTCGATCCGCTTGGCCCCGAGGCCGCGCTCGTGCTCGCGTTCGGTCCGCTCGTGGGCACGCCGCTCACGACCTCGGCGAAGCTCGCATTCGTGGCGAAATCGCCGCTCACGGGGCGCATCTCGGACGGGCTCTCGTCGTCGTCGTTCGCCATCGCGGGCAAACGCGCGGGGGTCGATGCGATCGTGATCGTCGGGGAGGCCGCGGAGCCGTCGATCGTGCTCATCGACGAGGAAGGCGCGGAGGTCGTGCCTTGCCCGGATCTATGGGGGCGTGATTTTCAAATTTCAGAGGCGAGTGAGCGCCTCGGGAAGGAGTATCCCGAGCATCGATTCGCGGTCATCGGGGTCGCGGGCGAGCGGCTCGTGCGATACGCGGGCATCGCGAACGAGGGGCGTCACGCGGGGCGCGGCGGGCTCGGGGCGGTGCTCGGCGCGAAACGCGTGAAGGCGATCGGCGTGCGCGGCAGCCGGGCCGTGCCGCTCGCGGACGCGGAGGCAACGTTGCGCATCGCGAAGGACCTCGCGCGCCGCTCGCTCGGGCCCGCGACGGAAAAATACCGCTCGCTCGGGACCGTGGCGAACCTCTCGACATTCAACCGGCTCGCGGCGCTGCCGACCCGCAATTTCCAGGCGAGCACGTTCGAGGAGGCGCGTCGGATCGAGGGCGAGGTGCTGCACGAGACGCGCGAGCGGGGCCGGGGTTCGTGCAAGAATTGCACGATCGGCTGCGAGCATTTTTACGAGGTTCGTCCGGGGCAGCGGCCCGTCAAGATGGAGTACGAGAACCTGTTCGCGCTCGGGCCGCTCTGCGGGATCGGCGACCCGGAGGTGGTCCTGCGGGCGTCGTCAGCGTGTGACGAGCTTGGGATCGATACGATCTCCTCGGGCGGGACAATCGCGTTCGCCATGGAGTGCGCGGAGCGGGGTCTCTTCCCGGCGGGTCCGCTCGCCGAGGAGGCGCGGGATCTGCGGTTCGGCGCGTGCGAACGGATGCTCGCGCTGCTCGGCGACATCGCGCGGCGGCGCACGGCGCTCGGGGATTTGCTCGCGGAGGGGAGCCGGCGCGCGGCGGAGATGTTGGGCGGGGACGCGCCGTCCTTCGCGCCGCACGTAAAAGGGATGGAGATCCCGGGCTACGAGCCACGCGCGCTGCAAACGATGGCGCTCGGCTTCGCGGTGGGGACACGCGGCGCGGACCACAACCGGAGCGGGGCGTACGAGGCTGATTTTTCGGGGAAGGTGAATCGATTCGAGGCGAGCGAGGAATCGGCCGCGCACGCCGTGGCAGCGGAGGATCGGGCAGCGGTGATGGATGCGCTGATCCTGTGCAAGTTCTTGCGCCGGGCGATGGAGAATTTTTTCGGGGAAGCGGCGGAGATGCTGCGGGCCGTGACGGGATTGCCATTCGAGGCGGAGGAGCTCGAGCGCGCGGGCGGGCGGATCACGCTCGTGCGGCGGCTGTTCAACGAGCGCGAGGGGTGGACGCCGGCGGAGGACACGCTCCCCGCGCGGTTCTTCGAGGAAAAACTCCCCGGCGGCGCGGCGAAGGGCGCGGGGATCGATCGCGAGGGGTTCGCCCGGTCGATAAAGGCGTATCATGCGCGGCGCGGCCTCGACGAACAGGGGTACGTCCCGGCGGACATCGCGCAGGAAATGGCGTCCCTGCTCGGGGGGAGAAAACGATGA